ACCTCACCGGGGGCACGCGCCCCGTGCCGGAAGGGTGGATCCGGGACCGGGCGCGCACGCGGATGCTCGGCATGTGGAACGTCGCGGGGTGCCTGTACGGCTCCCCGCCGGTCGTGAACGAGCTGGCGGACACGGTGCGGCGGCGCGCCGCGGCCGACCTGCCGCAGGCGACGCTGCTCGACGTGGAGGCGGCGCGGCAGAGTCCGTACTGGGACCACAAAGTCCGGAACATGACGGGCGTGCCGTCGATGGTCGAGTACAGCCGTCTCTCCTGGCGCGGCGGCGGGAACGCGTTCGTCGCGCCGGTCGTGCCGCTCTTCGGCGAGGAAGCCCGCAAGCACATGGAGATCGCGCGGCCGATCTTCTGGAAGCACGGGTTCGACTACATCGGCGAGTTCATCGCGGCCTCCCGCGACCAGCATCACGTCATGATGCTCCTGCACAAGCAGCCCGACGAGATGCCCCGGGCGATGGCCTGCTATCGCGAGCTCACGGACGCGTTTTGCGACGGCGGCTACCTGCCGTACCGGACCAACGTCGCGTTCATGGACCACACGATGCGCCGGCTCGATCCGGTCTTCCAGGCCGTGTGCGCTCAGATCAAACGCGCCCTCGATCCCAACGAGATCCTGGCGCCGGGCAAGAACGGGATCCGGGGAGAGGCCAGGCCGGCCCGCGGGCGCCCTGGGGCCGCGCCGGTGCGACGCGCACCAGGTCGCGCGCGGCGGGCACGGGGCGGCCGATCCCGATGAGCCGCCGGAAGGCACGGCCGAAGGCGGCGGCGGGCCGCATGAAACCGCAGCACCGGACCCCGGCTCCGAGCGGCGCGCGCGGAGAACCGCGGCCGTCTGTGCGGGGATCCGAGTTGCGCGCGGAGATCGAGGCCAAAGGCATCAACCTCTTCGAGTGCTACACGTGCCGGCTGTGCACGGAGGAGATGCAGCGGGGCATTCTCACCCTCACCGAGCCCTACCGCAAGGCCTACGGAGAAACGGAGTGGCGGCGCGACCTGTTCAACGAGCCGGTGTGCCCCACGTGGGACTACTACCGCCACGAGGCGTACACCGCGTACGGCCGGGCGCTTCTGGCCCGCGATCTCGCGGACGGCCTCGAGGTCGCGCCCGACGACAGCCGGATGCAGGAGGTCGTGTACACGTGCCTCCTCTGCACCGGATGTCAGGAGCTGTGCTTCTCCCGCAACCGCGTGCCGCTCATGAAGGAGTTCATGACGCTGCCGCGCGAGGTGTGGGATCTGCACGGGATTCTGCTCGCGGAGCGCAAGTGGCTGTTCGACCGCTACGGCTGGGAGATCGTCCCCGAAGGCCTGCGCACGCTCGCACAGCGATTGCTGGCCACGGGGACGGTCACCGGGGACCCGAAGGCCCACGCCACACGGTGGCTCGAAGCGACCGGCACCGACGTCGTGGATCTGAGCCGCGGTGGCAGGGTCGACGTCCTGCTGCTGCTCGACGCCCGCGCGCCTTATGATCGGACGCTGTGGCCGGCGCTCGCCGCAAGCGTGCGGTTGATCCGCGCCGCCGGCTTCACGGTCGGCACGCTCGGCGACGAGGAGATCGCGACCGCGATGCCGGTGCTCGCAGCCGGGGACGTGCGCGGCTACCTCGACCTCAACCGCGCCGCGATCGACAAAATCACGCGGATGGCGGACGGCGGACGTGTCGGGAAGGTGGTCACGGTGGACGACACCGGCTACCAGGCGTGGACCGCCCCGCCGAAGCACTACGGCCCCCCGCA
The window above is part of the bacterium genome. Proteins encoded here:
- a CDS encoding (Fe-S)-binding protein — translated: MSRRKARPKAAAGRMKPQHRTPAPSGARGEPRPSVRGSELRAEIEAKGINLFECYTCRLCTEEMQRGILTLTEPYRKAYGETEWRRDLFNEPVCPTWDYYRHEAYTAYGRALLARDLADGLEVAPDDSRMQEVVYTCLLCTGCQELCFSRNRVPLMKEFMTLPREVWDLHGILLAERKWLFDRYGWEIVPEGLRTLAQRLLATGTVTGDPKAHATRWLEATGTDVVDLSRGGRVDVLLLLDARAPYDRTLWPALAASVRLIRAAGFTVGTLGDEEIATAMPVLAAGDVRGYLDLNRAAIDKITRMADGGRVGKVVTVDDTGYQAWTAPPKHYGPPQRPRFPFTHIVPFLAALLKEGRLTFAGAVDEEVVLLDGCHLGRYGKVLDPPREILAQIPGVRVREAHLRREYLYCCGASAGAPEAFPEQATWWGRKRLAQAAEVLTSGRIVVTTSLLCGAHLRRIAAADGRLEIKDLTEIAAAALT